The DNA sequence CTGCCGTCGCGCAGCGTATCCCCGCTCACGACGGCCGGGAAGGCGATGCCGTCGAAGTCCAGCGCCGCCACCGCATCGGGATCGGTGACCACGTCATCGCAGGCGAGGAGGCCCGCCGCGAGAAGGGCGAGCGGGGCGGCAATCCGCCCCCAGGACCGCATCATCCCGCCGCGCGCTCCGCGAGCTTGGTCGCGAGGTTCACGTAGGCCTGCGAGGCGGCATCCGCCGGCGACCGCACCACCGCCGGCTGTCCCGCGGCGAACGCCTCGGCCAGCGCCGGGCTGCGCGGGATCACGACGTCCAGCATCAGATGCGATGGGACCTTCTCGCGGATGTACTGCACCGTGCTCTCGCAGGCTGGGTTGCCGGCCTCGTACATCGTGAGCAGGATGCCGTCGAAGACGAGGTGCTCGTGGGTCGTCACGATATCCTGTACCCCACGCAGGATCTGGGGTGTCGTCTGGAGGGCCAGCGGTTCCGCCTGCAGCGGGATCAGCACGCGATCGGCCGAGGCCAGCGTGCGTCGCGTCACGGGGCCCAGGCCCGGCGGCGTGTCCACCACGACGATATCGCAGCGTTCCTTGGCGGCGGCGAGCATGCGCGGCAACTGCTCGCCGCTGGCGATCTGTTCTTGGTAGTTCGTGTGATCCGCGAGGTCGGTGACCGAGCCGGCGAGCATCACGCGCAGCCAGGGCAGCGTCGTCGGCAGCAGCACATCGCGCAGCGTGCGTTCGCCGGAGAGGTAATCGGCGAAGCCATAGGTCGGGTGATCCTTGCGGAGGCCGGCGCCAAAGCGCACGGAGCCCTGGGGGTCGACGTCGACGAGCAACGTCTTCATGCCGCGCCGCGCGAAGGCGGCGGCGAGATTCACGGCGGTGGTCGTCTTGCCGACGCCGCCCTTTTGACTGACGATCGCGAGGACCTTGCCCAACGTCAGGTACCGGCCGAAGGTGAGGAGCTGTCGGTGGCGATCAGCTGGTCGAGCGTGGCCTGCGCATGCGCGACCCAGCGTTCGGTCTCGGGACCGGCGGGCGCTTGCGCGAGGAAGGCCTTGAGATGCTTCACGGCGAAGTGTCCGTCGCCGCGCTTGATGAGCAGGAAGGCGAGCCCGTAGTGCGCACCCGAGAGCGAGGGGTCGATCTCCAGGGCCTTCCGGTACGCGCGGATCGCTTCCTCGACGCGGCCGATCTTCGACAGCGCGATGGCGAGGTTCTGCAGGACCTTGAGGTCGTCCGGCCGCTCCCGCAGCGCGAGGCGGTACGAGGTCACCGCCGCGTCGTAGTCGCCCTGACGTTCCAAGACCAGCGCCTCGCTGAGATAGTCGAGGCGCTGCCGGTCCTGCGCGTTCTCGGAACGGCCGCCGAAGAGGCGGTCCCAGAAGGACATAGGGCGTCTGGATGGGGGACGGGCAAAAGCTATAGATACGCCCCGACCGGGGGAAGCTGTGACGCTGCTGCCCTTACTGCGCGCGGGTCCCGCGAGATAGGTTGCAACCATGCCCGCGCGCCGCACCGCCCCCAAGGAGACCTTCCACGTCGACTGGCCGCTCTTCGGCGAGCTCTCGCGCGCCCTCGCGCTCAAGGTGTCGAAGAGTTTCGATCCCGATCTGGTTGTCGGCATCGCGACGGCCGGCGTCGTCCCGGGCGCGGTGGTCGCGGCGATGCTCGACCGCCCCTTCCACTCGATGATCGTCTCGCGGCGCTACTCGGCCAAGACGGTGCGCGAGACGCCGGCCGTGCTCTCCGCGGCGCCGGCGGATGTGATCGGGAAGCGGGCGCTCATCGTCGACGAGACCTGCGACGGCGGCGATACGATGCGGCTCGCGATCGCTGCGCTCGTCAATGCCGGCGCGAAGGAAGTGCGCACGGCGGTGAGTTTCCGCACGGGAACGTACGAGCCGGACTTTGCGGCCCTCGAGACGGAAGCGCGCATCGTGCTCCCCTGGGACCGGGAGCAGATCGTGAACGGCGTGCTCGTGCCGAATCCCAAGTACGACGGGATGCTCTGACGCTAGACGCGCGCGCCGAGCCCCTCGCGGCTCCCCGCCAGCGCGGCGCGCACGCGCTCGGGCGCCACGCCCCGATGCGACGCATGCCAAGTCACTGCGCCCTCATCGATGATCAATATCTGCGGCGACTCGTGCCGCACGCCGAAGTGTTGCTCGATTTCGCGCGAAAGGGGCCGCTCAGCGAGCACGTCCACCAGCTCCAGCGTGACCCCGTCCTCACGGGCCATGCGGCCGAGGACGTGTTCGCTCCAGCCGCAGAGCGAGCAGGTGGGCGAGTGCTTGTAGACGATCGTGCGGCCGGGGCGCGAGGTGAGCTCGGCTGCCGAAGAAAATGTGTGTGGAACGATAGACATCGCTGAAACCTAGACGCGGAACACCTTCATCACCTCGTCCCCAAGGTGATTGATGACCTTGACCGCGATGCGCCCCGACTTCGGCCGCGGGAACGCCCGGCTGGTCGCCGAGTTGAGCGTCGCCCAAGCCTCGGCGTCCACTTCGGCCTTGAGCGTGGTCTTGAGCGCCTTGTAGGGATCGTTCTGGCCGAGGAAGTAGGCGTGGCGCACGAAGAAGCTCTCTTCGTTGTAGTCGGTATCCACGAACCAGCAGGCGATGCCGTCCACGTCGTCGGAGCGGACCTCGCCCGTGCTGGGGT is a window from the Pseudogemmatithrix spongiicola genome containing:
- a CDS encoding monothiol bacilliredoxin BrxC family protein, encoding MSIVPHTFSSAAELTSRPGRTIVYKHSPTCSLCGWSEHVLGRMAREDGVTLELVDVLAERPLSREIEQHFGVRHESPQILIIDEGAVTWHASHRGVAPERVRAALAGSREGLGARV
- a CDS encoding phosphoribosyltransferase, producing MPARRTAPKETFHVDWPLFGELSRALALKVSKSFDPDLVVGIATAGVVPGAVVAAMLDRPFHSMIVSRRYSAKTVRETPAVLSAAPADVIGKRALIVDETCDGGDTMRLAIAALVNAGAKEVRTAVSFRTGTYEPDFAALETEARIVLPWDREQIVNGVLVPNPKYDGML
- a CDS encoding ParA family protein yields the protein MGKVLAIVSQKGGVGKTTTAVNLAAAFARRGMKTLLVDVDPQGSVRFGAGLRKDHPTYGFADYLSGERTLRDVLLPTTLPWLRVMLAGSVTDLADHTNYQEQIASGEQLPRMLAAAKERCDIVVVDTPPGLGPVTRRTLASADRVLIPLQAEPLALQTTPQILRGVQDIVTTHEHLVFDGILLTMYEAGNPACESTVQYIREKVPSHLMLDVVIPRSPALAEAFAAGQPAVVRSPADAASQAYVNLATKLAERAAG
- a CDS encoding tetratricopeptide repeat protein gives rise to the protein MSFWDRLFGGRSENAQDRQRLDYLSEALVLERQGDYDAAVTSYRLALRERPDDLKVLQNLAIALSKIGRVEEAIRAYRKALEIDPSLSGAHYGLAFLLIKRGDGHFAVKHLKAFLAQAPAGPETERWVAHAQATLDQLIATDSSSPSAGT